A region from the Lycium barbarum isolate Lr01 chromosome 8, ASM1917538v2, whole genome shotgun sequence genome encodes:
- the LOC132608204 gene encoding uncharacterized protein LOC132608204, producing the protein MADISVENATGSGAKTVASSSRTTTVPAMAAAEKPRKFSGIDFKRWQQKMFFYLTTLSLQKFITEEVPVLPEETPDNERFIVTEASNHSDFLCKNYILNGLDDGLCNVYSGCKTSKKLWSALDKKYKTEDAGLKKFVAAKFLDFKMVDHKSVMLQLQELQVITHDLLAEGMVVNGAFQVAAFIEKLPPSWKDFKNYLKHKRKEMTLEDLIVRLRIKEDNRSAEKKANGKQAITSLKLPLQVQIKGSGLLEGRMFQARRNSKEVVTIAAKLDTWLQTVVLRQRIRRRKKVKPIWLK; encoded by the coding sequence ATGGCTGATATCAGTGTCGAGAACGCTACTGGTTCTGGTGCAAAGACTGTCGCCTCTTCCAGTCGCACCACAACTGTCCCTGCGATGGCTGCGGCAGAAAAGCCCAGAAAGTTTTCTGGCATAGACTTTAAACGCTGGCAACAGAAAATGTTCTTCTATTTAACAACCCtcagtttgcaaaaatttattactGAGGAAGTTCCTGTTCTACCAGAAGAGACTCCGGACAACGAACGTTTCATCGTGACGGAGGCATCGAATCATTCTGATTTTCTATGTAAAAACTATATTCTCAATGGGCTGGATGATGGTCTATGTAATGTCTATAGCGGCTGTAAGACGTCTAAGAAATTATGGAGTGCTTTGGACAAGAAATATAAGACCGAGGATGCTGGGTTGAAAAAGTTTGTTGCTGCGAAGTTCTTGGACTTTAAAATGGTAGATCATAAATCTGTCATGTTGCAGCTCCAGGAACTTCAAGTGATTACACATGATCTGCTTGCGGAAGGAATGGTAGTCAATGGAGCTTTCCAGGTTGCGGCCTTTATTGAGAAATTGCCGCCTTCGTGGAAGGATTTTAAAAACTACTTAAAGCACAAACGTAAGGAAATGACATTAGAAGATCTAATCGTCCGTCTTAGAATTAAGGAAGACAACAGATCTGCTGAGAAGAAGGCCAATGGCAAACAAGCAATAACATCGTTGAAACTGCCTCTACAAGTTCAAATAAAAGGAAGCGGGCTTCTGGAGGGAAGAATGTTCCAAGCAAGAAGAAATTCAAAGGAAGTTGTTACAATTGCGGCAAAATTGGACACATGGCTTCAGACTGTCGTGCTCCGACAAAGGATAAGGAGAAGAAAAAAGGTCAAGCCAATATGGCTGAAATGA